Genomic DNA from Verrucomicrobiia bacterium:
GAAACTCTTGTGATAAATACAAAGCGTGCACACCGAGGTCGCGAAACGGATAGCCGCCCTCGCGATAATGTAAGGGCAGCGAGCCGCCACGATAGGGCGGGTAATTCGAACTGCGCAGGTAATCAAAGGTGAGGACTTCGCCAATCGCCCCGGCTTTTACCAACGCCAGCGCGCGCTTCACAATAGGATCGCCAAGCAACGAGTGGTTCACGCAGACACGCAGCCCGCGCGCCTGGCTTTCAGCTATGAGCTGGTCGCAATCCTCGACGCTCGTGGCCAGGGGCTTTTCCACAAGTACATGGCAACCCAGTGACAGCGCTTCGAGAGCGACCGCCACGTGGCTCGTCGGCGGTGTGAGCACGTGGACGACGTCGAGGCCCTCGGCAGCCATCACTTTGAGCGACGGAAAGGCGGCGATGCCAAAACTCTGCACCGTGGCTTTCGCGCGCGCAACATCGAGGTCGGTGATGCCAACCAGGCGCACGTTGGACAGGCGCTTCAGCGCCTTGATGTGAAACTCGCTGACGTACCCCGCGCCAACGAGACCGACACGATAGCTCTTGCCGTTGGTCATTTTCGTTTGCGAACCGCCTCCTGAAAAGCCTCCTCCAGATGTTCGTAGATCGCGCGCCAGTCATAGCGATCGAGGACAAGCTGACGGCCCCGTTCTCCGAGCCGCTGGCGCAGCGCCGCATCTTGTAGCAGGGAAACGGTGGCGCTGGCAAATGTTTCCGGATCATCCGCCAGCATCGCCGTCTCGCCGTGCGTCAGTGCAATCCCTTCGGCTGCCACGGCGGTGCAGACCACCGGCTTCTTCATGCACAACGCTTGAAACACGCGATGCTTCGTGCCCGCGCCTGCGCGCAATGGCATGACAATGACGGTGGCCCGGGCGACGTACTCGCGCATATCCGGCACGAAGCCGGTCACGATGACGCGGTCGCTCGCGAGGGCTTTCACGTTTTCAGGCGGGTTTTGCCCCGCAATGTAGAACTTCGCGTCGGGCACCTGTCGGCGGATAAGTGGAAGAATCTTGTCGTGAAAGTAAATGGCGGCGTCGGCCTGCGGCGGCCAACCGAGGTTGCCGAAATAAAGAATCGACCCCTGCTCGACAGCGTCGTCACGCGGTGTCCAGTATTCGACGTCCGCGCCGTTGGGAACCGTCGTCACGTCGGCCTCCGGGCAGATGCGTCTATACTCCGCGCGATCTTCATCCGAAAGCACGACGCACTTCTCGCTGGCGCGTGCCACGTCCTGCTGACGTCGCACCAATTTGCCGTACTGTGTCTGAATGAACGCCTTCTTGAGGGGATTGGCGGTAGTGCGCCCCATGCGCTGCCAGAGAACGTGTTCCAGATTATGGGCATCGTGCACAAAGGCGGCCCCGCGTTTGTGGCCGACATACTGGCTCATGTGCAGGAAGTGCGAGTGGATGACATCGATGCGCTCCTCGTCTGCGAACTTTTCCAGCGCGTGCGCCATCTCGGGCCTCCAATACTCGCGGATGATAAACGGGTCGGCGGTGACCAGGCTTTGGGCGGCGTTGACAAGTGCGCGTCCCTTCGTTCGCACAAGGTCGAGACCGACGATTTTCTTGCAGAAGGGCCGTAACGCGTCGAATTGCTCGCGGTCGCTTGGCTTGAACAAGAAGCAAAGCAGAGAGATCTCATGACGCTTCGCCGCTTCGCGCAGGAGGTTGAAATCGCGAATGACCGCGCCGTCCGTGAGCGGCCACGGGAATTTCGAGATCAGTGTAAGGATTCTCACCAGTACAAGCCGTGATACTGCGCGGTGGGGATTTTGGCGTTCTTCAGTGCAGCCACGAGGTCGACAACATGATGATGCGGAGAAATCAATCGCGGCAACCCGTGGTACTCGGGAGCGTTCTTGCAGACGACGAGCGTCTTGCTTCGCGCAACGACTTCCTCCAGCGAGGCCGATAGCAGCGAGTTGATGTGCGGCAGTTTTTCTTCAAGAAACCGCTTGTTGGCGCCGGTCAAACGGGTCAGTTCCACATCGGAATCGTGTATTGCCAATTTGAAACCTTTGCCCAGCAACGTCTCGGCCATAATGACAAGGGGACTTTCCCGCAAGTCGTCAGTGCCGACTTTGAAACTCAATCCCAGGATGGCAATCTCGCGGTGGCCGACCTCCGTTATGAAGTCGATCGTCCGCTGGATCTGGCTGAGGTTGCTGCGCGCGATCGCTTCCAGCATGGGCAGTTCGACATCGTTCTCGCGAGCCCGTCCGATGAGCGCGCGCAAATCCTTCGGTAGACAAGAACCGCCGTACGCCAGGCCCGGTTGGAGATACGTTTTGGAAATATTAAGCTTCGTATCGCGGCAAACGATGTCCATGACCTCATGGCTATCGATGCCGTGGGCCTTGCAGAATTGCCCGATCTCGTTGGCAAAGGTGATTTTCATCGCATGAAACGCGTTGCAGGCAAACTTGATGGCTTCCGCAGCGCGAATCGTGATGCGCACCTGGGGCGCATCCATGCAGCGGTACAGTTCGGCGAGCGCATCGCCCGCCCCGGCCAGGCGCTCGCCGATGACGACAAATGGCGGTTCGTAAAAATCGCGGATCGCCGAGCCTTCACGCATGAATTCGGGGTTGGCCACGACATGGAAATCCCGGCCCTCGTGTTTGCCGGACGCCGCCTCGATTTGCGGGATGACAATGCCCTCGATGCTGCCCGGCAACATCGTGCTGCGGACCACCACCGTGTGCGTTCCTTGTTTACTGCGCAACGCTTCGCCAATTTCACGCGAGACATGTTCAACGTGGGACAAATCAGCCTGTCCGCCTTTCTTGCTGGGCGTGCCCACGCAAATGAACGAGATGCTGGAGCTGCGAATCGCCTCGGCAGCGTCTGCGGTCGCACCGAAGCGGCCGGCGCCGTGAGTGTTCGCCAAGAGTTCGGCCAGCCCGGGTTCGAACAGCGGCGTCTGGCCCGCGTGGAACAGCGCCAGTTTATCGGGATTCACCTCAACGCCGATGACGTCGTGCCCCTTGTCCGCGAAACAGGCCGCCGTGACGGAACCAACATAACCCAATCCGAAGACGCTAATTCTCATAATGTTTGTGGTTCCGTTTGAAGATGGACTTCATGTCCGGCAATAACGACCCCGTGGCGTTTTTGGAGGGCCGCGTAGGCGCCTTGTAGTTGCTCTTTGCCGCTGATCCGCATGTAAACAGGGTCCGGTCGCCAGCACATGGGTGCAATGTCCCTCGTCCAGGGCAACCCGCGTTCTAGAGAATAGTCACGGATAATACCATTCAGTTTTTCGGTCGTCCGGGTGCTGGCAATATTTGCCAGCGCCCACGTGCGCGGTGAAAACGACGCGGAATGCTCCAGCATTTCATTAAGCTGCGTATGCATCGCGCCAGCCCGCAGCAATACGCCCGTTTGGGAGTTGATGTAGGTGCGCGACCCGACGTGTGCATTCTCCATCATTGCCACGGGAGCGTCAGCAAAAAGCGATTCCGCCACGACCACACACGATCCCTCGCGCGCGCTCAAGATGATCGACGTCTTGCTGTTGCATTGATGCTTTGTCACTTCATTGATGTTGGCGTCCCGGATCATCTGGATGCGGTCCGCCACGCCGAATGCCTTCGCCTCGCGGAGTACGTCGTTCGCAGTCCGGCCATCTGCATCCTGACCAATCAGCACAACGCGAAGTCGTTGCGACATTTTGCGCAGGGCGCGGAACAGGAGCCAGTGACGCTTGACGTGTGACCAACCCGCGACCATGAGGATGTCAATCTCGCGCTGGTTGTGGGGTTTTGGCTCGTAGAAATCAGGATTGATCCAATCGCTCGCCATAATCGGAATCGGCCGAATCTTGTGATCAAAACGCGCGTACAATTCCATGTCCGACGGATTGGAAATCTGCATGAATACCGGGTCAGGTCCCACACGCGCCAGCGCCCAGTGCGCGGGAAAATCAGGAGGCGACCATGACGACGCGCCGATCAGGAAGTAATCCTCAAGCAAATGTCTTAATTCAAAATGCTGTAGTAGCCGTAACCAATTATACTCGAACGAGACGTACAGCACGCCTTTCTCGCCGTCCACGCCCGGGGCTTTCAAAATTAGGCTCTTGGTGATTACCGGGGAGGAGAGTTGCTGACGATACCGCGACCAACCGATTCTCTTTTCCCGCCAGATCGCGGCATGTTCCGGGGTCAGCCACGGTGCGAGTTGTTGTTCCAATGAGCGTGACGGCCAGCGGCGATAGGATTGCGCGAGAGTCAGCAGTTTGTCTTCAGGTTGTGATTGCGCAAGCGACTGCAACCGCAGCCCGACCGCATGGAGTTTCCAGATTGCGGGGCTGTTACGCAGCGCGTCGGCAATTTGCAGTTCTAGTTGCAAACAATCTTCTCCAGCACACGGAGCAACGCGCGTGCATTCACATCCCAATCGAATTGTGAGACGGATGCGCGGATTGCATCGTGATCCCATTTCGTGTCGAACGCCTGCCGCAGCGCTTCGGCAAGCGCATTTGAGTCGGAGGGTGCCACCAGAAAACCGTTCACGCCTTCCTGTACTATTTCGGGCAAGCCACCGACATTCGAGGCGACCACAGGCAAACCACACGCCATGGCTTCGAGCGCCACGTTGGGTAGCCCTTCGTTCAAACTCGGCAGGCATAGCACATCGGAGGCGTTCATCCACAACGGGATCTCCTCGTGTGGCCGTGTACCAACGCATCGGCATGCAGCAATCTTTTCCGGACCACTACCGACAAAGACAACTTCGGTGTCTTGCAATCGCTCGGCGGCGCGCGCCAATACCGTTGGTCCTTTAACGGGCAATAAGTTGCCAACGTAAAGCACGCGACGACGTTTCGGATCGAGCCCCAATTGACGGCACGCTTCAACCCGGTCGCGACGTTGGAATTTTTCGCGGTCAATTCCGTTGTAATCGATCACCGATTCAACTCCTTCGGCGGCGAGGTGCGACTGCAGGGCCTTGCTCTTGGCAAAGACCACGCGGCTGGCACGCAAGGCACGCAGGATCTGTTGTTTGCGCGTTGGATTCTCAAAAAGCACATTCACATCGCTTCCGAGTACCGCTGTGGCGAAAGGAAAGTTTAACTTCTCGGCCACAAGCATCACGCCGTACGCATCGGGATACGCCCAGCTCACGAGCGCCACATCGAATCGTTCACCGCGAATGACAGGCTCGATGGCCCGCGCAAACAGACGACCGTTAAATGAACGCGAGAGCACAGGCACATGAAAAAACCTCGGATGAATCACCCTTACATCCGCACGATTCTCGTCCGCCATCGCTTGGTTGGTTGGCGCGA
This window encodes:
- a CDS encoding glycosyltransferase family 4 protein — encoded protein: MRILTLISKFPWPLTDGAVIRDFNLLREAAKRHEISLLCFLFKPSDREQFDALRPFCKKIVGLDLVRTKGRALVNAAQSLVTADPFIIREYWRPEMAHALEKFADEERIDVIHSHFLHMSQYVGHKRGAAFVHDAHNLEHVLWQRMGRTTANPLKKAFIQTQYGKLVRRQQDVARASEKCVVLSDEDRAEYRRICPEADVTTVPNGADVEYWTPRDDAVEQGSILYFGNLGWPPQADAAIYFHDKILPLIRRQVPDAKFYIAGQNPPENVKALASDRVIVTGFVPDMREYVARATVIVMPLRAGAGTKHRVFQALCMKKPVVCTAVAAEGIALTHGETAMLADDPETFASATVSLLQDAALRQRLGERGRQLVLDRYDWRAIYEHLEEAFQEAVRKRK
- a CDS encoding UDP-glucose/GDP-mannose dehydrogenase family protein produces the protein MRISVFGLGYVGSVTAACFADKGHDVIGVEVNPDKLALFHAGQTPLFEPGLAELLANTHGAGRFGATADAAEAIRSSSISFICVGTPSKKGGQADLSHVEHVSREIGEALRSKQGTHTVVVRSTMLPGSIEGIVIPQIEAASGKHEGRDFHVVANPEFMREGSAIRDFYEPPFVVIGERLAGAGDALAELYRCMDAPQVRITIRAAEAIKFACNAFHAMKITFANEIGQFCKAHGIDSHEVMDIVCRDTKLNISKTYLQPGLAYGGSCLPKDLRALIGRARENDVELPMLEAIARSNLSQIQRTIDFITEVGHREIAILGLSFKVGTDDLRESPLVIMAETLLGKGFKLAIHDSDVELTRLTGANKRFLEEKLPHINSLLSASLEEVVARSKTLVVCKNAPEYHGLPRLISPHHHVVDLVAALKNAKIPTAQYHGLYW
- a CDS encoding glycosyltransferase, producing MQLELQIADALRNSPAIWKLHAVGLRLQSLAQSQPEDKLLTLAQSYRRWPSRSLEQQLAPWLTPEHAAIWREKRIGWSRYRQQLSSPVITKSLILKAPGVDGEKGVLYVSFEYNWLRLLQHFELRHLLEDYFLIGASSWSPPDFPAHWALARVGPDPVFMQISNPSDMELYARFDHKIRPIPIMASDWINPDFYEPKPHNQREIDILMVAGWSHVKRHWLLFRALRKMSQRLRVVLIGQDADGRTANDVLREAKAFGVADRIQMIRDANINEVTKHQCNSKTSIILSAREGSCVVVAESLFADAPVAMMENAHVGSRTYINSQTGVLLRAGAMHTQLNEMLEHSASFSPRTWALANIASTRTTEKLNGIIRDYSLERGLPWTRDIAPMCWRPDPVYMRISGKEQLQGAYAALQKRHGVVIAGHEVHLQTEPQTL
- a CDS encoding glycosyltransferase, whose amino-acid sequence is MKLLFVSNLFPNATEPVRGVFNAQQVAALSKLCKVTVIAPTNQAMADENRADVRVIHPRFFHVPVLSRSFNGRLFARAIEPVIRGERFDVALVSWAYPDAYGVMLVAEKLNFPFATAVLGSDVNVLFENPTRKQQILRALRASRVVFAKSKALQSHLAAEGVESVIDYNGIDREKFQRRDRVEACRQLGLDPKRRRVLYVGNLLPVKGPTVLARAAERLQDTEVVFVGSGPEKIAACRCVGTRPHEEIPLWMNASDVLCLPSLNEGLPNVALEAMACGLPVVASNVGGLPEIVQEGVNGFLVAPSDSNALAEALRQAFDTKWDHDAIRASVSQFDWDVNARALLRVLEKIVCN